TCGGTCGTGGGTCGCGCGGTCACCCAACTGTCGTCGTTCGTCATGGGCGCTTCGAGGCCTTTGCTCGCGCGCTTGCCGAGAAGCTTCAGAGTGCGACTTGGCGCCAAGGGGTCGCGGATGGACTCTCGAGTCGGCGTGCAATCCCCGCAGGACAAGCCCGTCTTCAGCCGCTGCGGCGGGACGTCGGCGTGGGTGAACACCGCGCCGGCGAGCACCAGCGCGCCGGCGGCAACGGCGCCCAAACCCCAACGCCCGTAGTATCCGTGGCGACGATCCATGGCAGGAGGGATCGCAAGTGACGGGCCAAGTCACAACGAGGTGATTCGCGTCAACCTGGCGGGCCCAGGTGGGACAACCTGCCGCGTCGAGGCGAGGGGCCCCACGCGCGATCCCTCGCGTATCCAATACGCTCCGGGCGCTCGAGACCCGCTCCAAGGGTAGGATGGACGGGTGGAGTTGATCGTCACCCACGACATGGCGGACTTCGACGCACTGGCGTCCGCGGTGCTGGCGCAGAAGCTCCACCCCGACGCGCGCATCGTGCTGGGGCACACCGTGGGGCCGGAGGTGCGGCGCTACCTTGCGCTGCACAAGGATCGCTTTCGCACCGTTCGAGTCGGGGACGTGGACCTCGACGCTGGCGTGCGGCACGTGGTGCTGGTCGACGTGCGGCGTCGCAGCCGCTTGGGCGAGTACGCAGCGCTGCTCGATCACGCCGGCGTGAGGATCACGGTCTACGATCACCATCCGGCGGCGAGCGACGACGTCGACGCGGACGAAGAAGTGGTGGAGCGAGTGGGCTCGGCGAGCACGCTCTTGGTGGAGGAGCTCCGCCGCCGGGGCCTCGGCCTCGACCCCCTCGAGGCCACGCTGGCCTCTTTGGGAATTCATGCGGACACGGGCTCGCTCACCTACGCCGAGACCACGGCGCGGGATGCGCGCGCGCTCGCGCATCTGCTCGACCGCGGGGCGAGCTCGCGCATGATCGCACGCTACTTGCGCCCCGCCTTCAGCCTGGAGCAGAGACAGCTCCTGGGGCGCGTGCTCGCCGAGATCCGCGTGGAGAGCATCGGACACCTCGACGTGGGCTTCGTAGCGCTGGAGCTGCCTCGGGCCGTTGACGGCTTCGCGGAGGTGGTGAGCGAGGCCACCGCGCTCACCAGCCATGCGGCGGTGTTCGCAGCATTCGGGCTCGACGGACGCCGTACGCAGCTCGTGGCGCGCGCGCGAATCACGGCAGTAGACGTCGGCAAGGTGTTGGGCGAGCTTGGCGGCGGCGGCCACGCGAGCGCGGCGAGCGCCGTCGTGCACCGCGGCGAAGCGGCGCGGGTGCTCGCCGACGTCGAAGGTATCTTGCGTCGCGCCCCCCCGCGGCCCACGCGCGTCGCGGAGCTGATGTCGAGCCCCGTGCACACCGTAGTGGCCGATGCGCCGCTCTCCGAAGTCGCCGAGTCTCTCGAGAGCTGGCGGCACACCGGCGTCCCGGTCAAGAAGGACGGCAAGCTGGTCGGCATCATCTCGCGACGCGACGTGGAGAAGGCCGAACGGGGCGGGCGTCTCGCGCTGCCCGTGTCGAGCTGCATGTCGCAGCACGTGAAGACGGCCGACGTAGAGGAAAGCCTGAGCGAGGCGCTCGCGCGCATGCAGCAGCACGACGTGGGCCGGCTACCGGTGCTCCGTGGCGGCCGTCTGGTGGGCATTCTGACGCGCACCGACGTGCTGGAGGCCCTGTACGGCGGGCAGGACTGAGCGTCGCGCCGCTTCGGACACCAAAACCGCGCAGAGCTCTTCGACCTGGCCGTCGCCGCGCACGCCTTGGTGCTCGCCGCCGTCCTCGTCAGCGGGAACCCGAAGCACCTGGCGCGGATTGTGCGCCTGAAGGTGGAGCCGCGGGGGTTGACCGCGACGGGGATCGCGCCGCACCAACAAAAACCTGTATCCTCCGAAAGTGGACACCGGATCACCTCGTCGCTTGCCTCCGTCCCTTGCCAGCATGCAGGTGGACGTCACGACTCGACTGGGCGCCCCCACGCCGAAGACGCCGACGGGCCTGGCGATCCTGGACCGCATGCTCGGCGGAGGCATCAAGACGGGAACGCTGGTGGGCATCACGGGCGGAGCGGGGCTCGGTAAGACGGCACTGTCGCTCTTGCTCGCGTACATGGCGGCGCGCTCTCGTGCGGCGGTGATTTTCACCAGCGTGACGTTGGACGAGACCGAGATCATGGCGCGCCTCGCGGCGCGGGCGCTGCACCGGGAGTACGCCCAGACGGTGGTGACCTACGGCGACATCTGGTCCGGCGACGCTTGGCAGGAGCCGGTGACGCGGGGCCCGGTGAGCGAGTCGGTGGAGATCGTGAGCAAGAAGGTGGGCAGCATGCTTCACCTGCACAAGCTCGCGCCGCTGGAGAGCACCCGCTCGCTGCACAAGCTGGCATCGGAGCTGTGGTCACGGCACGAGCGCATGGTGCTGGTGGTCGATGGCGTGGAAGCCCTGAGCGCCAGTTGCGATGGTGACCCCGAGGCGGCACGGGCGGCGAACTCGAGCCTGGATGGGCGCATCGCGCAGGTGAGCTACGAGCTTCGGCGCATCGCCGAGGAAGGCTGCGCGGTGGTGGCGTCGTCGCAGCTCCGCAATGCGGACCTCCTGTTTCCCGCGGCCACCTTCGGGGCGGAGCTCCGGGCGGTGGAGAGCGCTTTGCCGGTGCCGATGACCGAGCAGGCGCTGGCCCTCGGGGCGCGGCCGCTGGATCTCGTGGTGCGCAAGAACACGCTGGGGCCCACGGGCATCGTGCCGCTTCGGTTCGTGGCCGGCGCGGCCACCTTCGAAGAGCGGGCGCCGTGAGAGTGCTCTACGTCCATGGCCTGGAAGGGAGCCCGCAGGGCCACAAGGCCATGGCGCTCCGCAAGAGCTTCGACGTGGTGGCACCGGCGATGGACACCTCCGACTTCGAAGGCTGCGTGAAGCAGATTGCCGGCGTGCTCCGGACGGAGCGCGTGGACGCCGTCGTCGGATCTTCGTTCGGCGGCGCCGTGGCCGTACGCTTGCTGGAGCGCGGCGCCTGGCGCGGCCCCACGCTCCTCTTGGCGCCCGCGGTGGAGCACTTCGCCGAGGGCGCCTCGCTTCCAGAGGGCGTGCAGGTGGTGATCGTGCACGGCCTGCATGACGCAATAGTGAGCATCGAGAGCAGTCGGCACCTGGCCAGCACCGGAAGCCCGAAGCGGGTGCGGCTGGTGGAAGTGGACGACGAGCACCGCCTTTCGCGGCTGCTCGAGGGCGATCTTCTCGCTTCTCTGGTGCGCGAGGTTGCCTCGGATATCGACTCCAAGTAACGCTCGCTGCCCATGAGCGAAGGGACCGTGGCCTATCGCGAGATCACCGTCGGGGCGGTGGTGCTCGGAGTGGTGCAAGGCATGCTGATGACGGCGGCCTTCGTGTACATCGGGCTGAAGCTGGGCTTCGGGCTGGCGGGGTCGAGCGTGGCGGCGATTTTGGGCTTCGCCCTGCTGCGCGGTGTCGGCCGCAACGTATTCAAGGTGCAGGGCTGCGGCTCCATCGTCGAGAACAACATCAATCAGACCATCGCCTCCGGCGTGAACACCGCCAGCGCCGGCATCGTGTTCACGTTTCCGGCGCTCTTGTTGCTCGGGCTCGACTACAGTTTCGTCACGGTATTGTTCGCGGCGATCGCCGGTTCCTTCATGGGTATCGTGGTGATCATCCCGCTCCGGAAGCAGCTGATCGAGATCGAGCGGCTCAAGTTCCCAAGCGGCGTGGCCGTGGCCACCATCCTGAAGACGCCTGGCGCGGGCATCCAGAAGGCGAAGTATCTGGGCATCGGTTTCGCCATCAGCGCGCTGCTCACGCTGGCGACGAACCATCGCTTTCATTTGATCCCGGAAGCCATTCCCGTGGGTCCGTGGCTGGCGAAGAGCTTCGGCGTGGGGGACGCCGGCCCCTTGGGCCTGGCGCTGATCGGCACCACCATCGCCATCAGCATGGCGAACATCGGCGCCGGCATGCTCGCCGGTCGCGGCGGGCTCGCCTTTGCCGTGGGCGGCATGATGGCGTGGTGGATCGTCGGGCCCTTCGTGGTGAGCCAGGGCTGGGCGCCGCCCAAGGCGGTGGGAGAAGATCTGGTCGGCGCGGTGTACGGCACCATGCTGCGGCCGACGGGCATCGGCATCTTGATCGGCGGCGCTCTGGCGGGCGTGGTGGCGGCGTTTCCGGCCATCAAGGGCGCCGTCGCCAGCCTCTCCGCTGCCGCCAAGCTGGCGCGCGAGGGCGGACAACAGGCGGAGGAGCTTTCGCCCAAGGTGCTGGTCGGCGGGCTCATCGCGTCCGTCCTGGCGCTGATGGCGGTGACCATCGTGGCGAGCATCGATGCCCACGGCGGCTTTCACATCGGTACGGCCGTCACCGCCGCGGTGGCGGGGGCGATCTGGATTGCGCTGGCGGGCCTCATCGTGGCTCAGGCTACGGGCGCCACGGACATCTCGCCGTTGTCGGGGCTCGCGCTCATCGCCGTCACGCTGATGCTCGCGATCACCGGCGGCAACGTGGTGGTGGCGGTCACCATCGGCATCGCCGTGTGCATCGCCACCAACCAGTGCGCCGACATGATGACGGACTTGAAGACTGGGCATCTCATCGGCGGTGTTCCGCGGCGCCAGCAGCTGGCGCAGTTCGCCGTTGCCTGGGTCGGCCCCGCGATCGCCATCGGCACCACCATCCTGCTCTGGAAGAGCGGCGCCGGCGGCACCAATGGTTTCGGTCCCGAGAGCACGGCCTGCGTGCAGAAGCTCCCGGGCTGCTTGCCCGCGCCACAGGCGAGCGTGCTGCAGGGCATGATTCAGGGCGTGCTGTCCGGCCAGGCACCGGTCGACAAGTACGTGGCCGGAGCCGTCATTGGCGCGGGCCTCTCGCTGTTCCCCATCGGTGGGCTGGGCGTGCTCATCGGCCTCGCCATGTATCTGCCCTTCGACATCACACTCGGTTACGGCATCGGCTGCTTGATCTCGATGGGGCTCGAGCGCTGGAAAGGCCATCGTTTCGTTTCCGACGCGGTGGTGCCCATCGCTGCCGGGTTCATCGTGGGTGAAGCGCTCACGGCGCTCGGGATGACCCTCATCGAGCTCATGAGCGGAGGTGGCGCATGATGAAGCTTCTCGGATTCCCGCTGTTCGCCCTCGGGGTGATCGTGAGCGCGTGCTTTGCCGCGCGGGCGGTGAGCCCTGCCGGCAGCGGTCCGGATGGCAAGGTCACGGGCCGCGATCGGGTCGTGGCCTGGGGCTCCGTGGCCGGGGCGCCCTTCGCCCTCGGGGTGGTGATGATGGTCGCCGGCGGTCTCATCGCGCGTCGCCAGCGTCGCTACGTGGGAGGGCAGGGCACCGAGCACGAGGGCGGCGCTCCCGCCGGCGCCGCAGATCTGGCGCTGGAAGGCGAGAGTGGGGGCATGGATCGCAACGTGGGGGCCGCGCGCCCTCGCACTCCCCGAGCCATCGCGGAGATCGTCGCCAACAAGCTCGAGGCGCTCTCCGTGGAGGAGATCTCCGGCGACACCAAGCCCCTTCGAGACGTGCTCGACGAAATTCTCGAGAGCGACGTCGCCGACTTCCTCACTCAGCGCGACGCCCTGGTGGCGGAGCTGGGGCTCAGCAAGTTCGCCGAGATGATCGGTCACTTCGCCGCGATG
This portion of the Polyangiaceae bacterium genome encodes:
- a CDS encoding CBS domain-containing protein; amino-acid sequence: MELIVTHDMADFDALASAVLAQKLHPDARIVLGHTVGPEVRRYLALHKDRFRTVRVGDVDLDAGVRHVVLVDVRRRSRLGEYAALLDHAGVRITVYDHHPAASDDVDADEEVVERVGSASTLLVEELRRRGLGLDPLEATLASLGIHADTGSLTYAETTARDARALAHLLDRGASSRMIARYLRPAFSLEQRQLLGRVLAEIRVESIGHLDVGFVALELPRAVDGFAEVVSEATALTSHAAVFAAFGLDGRRTQLVARARITAVDVGKVLGELGGGGHASAASAVVHRGEAARVLADVEGILRRAPPRPTRVAELMSSPVHTVVADAPLSEVAESLESWRHTGVPVKKDGKLVGIISRRDVEKAERGGRLALPVSSCMSQHVKTADVEESLSEALARMQQHDVGRLPVLRGGRLVGILTRTDVLEALYGGQD
- a CDS encoding OPT/YSL family transporter; protein product: MSEGTVAYREITVGAVVLGVVQGMLMTAAFVYIGLKLGFGLAGSSVAAILGFALLRGVGRNVFKVQGCGSIVENNINQTIASGVNTASAGIVFTFPALLLLGLDYSFVTVLFAAIAGSFMGIVVIIPLRKQLIEIERLKFPSGVAVATILKTPGAGIQKAKYLGIGFAISALLTLATNHRFHLIPEAIPVGPWLAKSFGVGDAGPLGLALIGTTIAISMANIGAGMLAGRGGLAFAVGGMMAWWIVGPFVVSQGWAPPKAVGEDLVGAVYGTMLRPTGIGILIGGALAGVVAAFPAIKGAVASLSAAAKLAREGGQQAEELSPKVLVGGLIASVLALMAVTIVASIDAHGGFHIGTAVTAAVAGAIWIALAGLIVAQATGATDISPLSGLALIAVTLMLAITGGNVVVAVTIGIAVCIATNQCADMMTDLKTGHLIGGVPRRQQLAQFAVAWVGPAIAIGTTILLWKSGAGGTNGFGPESTACVQKLPGCLPAPQASVLQGMIQGVLSGQAPVDKYVAGAVIGAGLSLFPIGGLGVLIGLAMYLPFDITLGYGIGCLISMGLERWKGHRFVSDAVVPIAAGFIVGEALTALGMTLIELMSGGGA